A region of Anguilla rostrata isolate EN2019 chromosome 10, ASM1855537v3, whole genome shotgun sequence DNA encodes the following proteins:
- the plpp7a gene encoding inactive phospholipid phosphatase 7, producing the protein MPANQSRSRTRDRNNVLNRPEFMSLNQPIRTNTSAARRPMKHQQSQHQPAEQEQDGRRESTKLPEEDCMQLNPSFKGIAINSLLAIDICMSKRLGVCAHTTSSWGNIRSMVNLLAFTGHGIPWICGTLVCLTRSNTLAGQEVLINLMLALVLDVMTVAGVQKLVKRKGPWEMNPSFLDYLAMDVYSFPAAHASRAAMVSKFLLAHLVLAVPLRILLVMWAFLVGMSRILLGRHHLSDVGCGFALGFLHYSLVEMVWLPSSTCQTLISIGTLSWSNFY; encoded by the exons ATGCCTGCAAATCAAAGTAGATCGAGGACAAGGGATCGGAACAACGTCCTGAACAGACCCGAATTCATGTCTCTGAACCAGCCCATCAGGACCAATACCAGCGCTGCGCGGCGGCCCATGAAGCACCAGCAAAGCCAACACCAGCCAGCCGAGCAAGAACAGGATGGTCGAAGAGAATCCACGAAATTACCTGAGGAAGACTGCATGCAGCTAAACCCTTCCTTCAAGGGAATAGCGATTAACTCCCTTTTAGCTATTGACATCTGCATGTCCAAGCGTCTTGGGGTTTGCGCTCACACCACGTCTTCTTGGGGAAACATCCGCTCCATGGTCAACCTGCTCGCATTTACCGGGCACGGCATTCCCTGGATCTGTGGCACACTTGTGTGTCTCACAAGGAGCAACACGTTGGCAGGACAAGAGGTTTTGATCAATCTGATGTTGG CCCTTGTGCTGGATGTAATGACCGTGGCTGGTGTACAGAAGCTGGTGAAACGCAAAGGACCATGGGAGATGAACCCCAGCTTCCTGGATTACCTGGCCATGGACGTTTATTCTTTCCCAGCAGCCCACGCCAGCCGCGCTGCCATGGTGTCCAAGTTTCTGCTGGCACACCTGGTGCTGGCTGTGCCTCTGCGTATCTTGCTGGTGATGTGGGCCTTCCTAGTGGGCATGTCTCGCATTCTCCTGGGCCGACACCACCTGAGCGACGTCGGCTGTGGCTTCGCCCTGGGTTTCCTCCACTACAGCCTGGTGGAAATGGTCTGGCTTCCCTCCAGCACATGCCAGACTCTCATCTCCATCGGAACACTCAGTTGGAGTAACTTCTATTAG